The genomic region TTTTCGGATGAGCATTACATATTGGTTGGGTGTGATTCCAGTGTCTTTTTTGAAAATTCGGGTAAAATTACGCTCGCTCATACATGCGATTTGAGCAAGTTGAGTCAGAGAGATTTTTTTGTGAATATTTTCGATCAGGTAGTCTTGTGCTTTGTGAATACCGGAATGAATATGGTTACGATGTTCTAAAAAAATACTCTGTTGCAATTGATCAGCGCTTCGACGCGTGTAGATAACAAGTTCACGAGCCACCTTATGAGTAAAATAAGGGCCTTTGATTTTTTCGAGGATATGCAAAGCCATGTCGATTCCGGAAGCTACTCCGGCGCTGGTATATATATTGCCGTCTTGGACAAACAAAACATTTTCGATTACCCTGGCTTTTGGAAAATATCTTCGGAACTCTGCAGCATCGGTGAAATGCGTGGTACAGTTTTTATGGTTGAGGATACCCGATTGAGCTAATACAAATGCGCCGGTACAAATACTGCATATATTCACTCCATTTGAATTACAGTCTCTGATCCATTCAAAAACAGCCGTCTGTGATTTAAATGAATCGGAGTTGATGTATTTTAAGGTTGCACCCGGGATAAATAAGCAATCTCCGGTCGTAATTCTTACGTCGCGAAAATTTTGCATTTTTCCAAGCTGTAGACCGGCTGAAGTTTTGAGATGCTTTGTAAACGAACAATACTCTATGGACAAATCGGCTCCCTGGCATATTGCTTCATAAAAAACCTGATCGGGGCCGGATAGATCCATCAAATGCATTTTAGGCAGGACCAGGAAAACTATTTTTCTTGTAGACATGGATTTCTTAACTTTCTTTTAGAATTGAAATGATTCATTGTACTCGTTTAGAACAAACTTGTTATCGTAACGATATCGATGGCGGCCGCTTGCGAGCGGCATGATCGGCCATGTTTTTTTGAGACGTCTAAATGTCAATTACTTCGAATACCGTTTGATCATAAAATCCGTCATAGCCGTGATTGCCGAACTATTTGGATCAATAAAATCCATGTGGCCGCCACCAGCGATTTCAATCAATTCGATGCTCGTTCCGGCTGATTGCATGCGTTCAACATAATTGCGTGACCATTGTACCGATAGCACATCATCGTCTTTTCCATGAATGACCAGTTGAGGAATTCTAATGGGAGTGAATTGCATAGGATCGTACAATGCATACCGTTCAGGTATTTCGTCAGGCGTACCTTTGAGGAGATGAAGTACGGATTGATTGCCCAATCGTTCTTCAAATGTTTTTACCAGATCGATAGCCGGAGCTAGTCCGACGATCAAGTCGGACTTAATTTGCAACGCTGTGTGTATGGGTTTATCGAGTTCATTTTGTTTTCCGGCCCAAATAGCCAGTTGGCCGCCCGCCGAGTGGCCGATCAAAACAACTTTTGTATCATTTGGAATGCGATAAGTCTTGAAAAGATGATGAACGTGATTAATTGACGCGACAGCGTCTTCAAATGTTCCCGGCCACGCACCTCCTTTCTCACCGATCCTCCTGTAACCGACATTCCAAACGGCGAAACCCTTTTGAACCAGTTTTTGCGCCACTGCCGTCATTTGATCACGGCCGTACGGCATGAGCCAAAATCCGCCGTGAAATAAACAAAAAAGAGCCAGAGGTTTTCCATCCGGAATAAAAAAATCGCCTTCCTGCGAGAGATCTGAACCGTATTTTTCAGTAAACATGATTGTTTTAAATAAAATTGAATGTTATTAAAATTCGTCAAAAAAAAATTATTCAAGTATCAACCTGAATCCAAACACAGGAAGGTTGACTTGCATAAAATCCAGATCTTCGGATCGTTTGAAGCCGAGTTTCTCGTACATTTTCCACGCCACCTGCATTGCTTTGGTGGAGTGAATGATAACCTGACTGTTATTATGTTCCTTTGCTTTTCGAATACATTCCAGCGTCAGTAATTTGCCGATGCCATGCCCTCTCACGTCAGGATCAACGGCGAGTAACCGGAACCCTGAAGCGTTCTTTTCTTTGGTGGCCGTTCCACCGGAACCGTAAACCTGCATATCGCTAAAATAGACAACACCTCCGGCAATTTTCCCTTCAGAGGAAACAGCGACTATAAGTTCGGTGTGAGGTTTTTTGGTTAATTCGCCGATATTAGCCAGCATTTTATAATAGTCAGGCTGTTCGTTTTGTTTTGGAAATCCTTCCAATTGTGAATATACCCAAACCATAAGATCGCCGACAGTTTTAAACTCTTCAGGCCGGGCATTGCGAATGACGTATAATTGCTCGTTCATATTTAATCCTTGACAACTTGTTAAACAGCTTTTGTTTTCCGCAGTTTGATAATGTGAAATAAATGGATGACCACGGCAATGCCGCATCCGATAAAGATTGGCGGCGCATTTAAAAAAATTCCATAAATGACATAAATCGCATTCGCCAAAAACGAAAAAATCCTTAAGCTCATAGGATTGCTCTTGGTCATAGAAAACAGATTAAGAATAAGAGCAATGTATCCGATGGTATGAATCATAATTCGAGCCTCAATACTTTTTCAGTTCGCTCCAAAAGCCTCAGATAAGGTGGTGCTTTCCGTTCAGTAAAACCGAATTTGTAAAAAATTTTATTGGCTTGAGGCATACCGGAATCCGTTTGAAGCCAGAGCTCTTTGATGTCATTTTCTTTGCACCGGCTAATGCAACGGTCGATCAATTTCGTGGCAACGCCGAGACTTTGAAATTTGGGGTCAACGCAGAGGTGAATCAATTCAAAGGCAGATTCATCCAGTCTTTTCAGTGCGACACAACCAATGAATTTTTCTTGATACCGCGCGTAAAATAAAAACCCGCCTTGTTGAAGGTAAGCGACGTCCGGGTTTTGCAGTGAAAAATTTTCATCGTCTTCGAGTTTCCCTTTCAGATACCCGATCAGCCAGTATCCGGCAAGTTCGTACAAATATTTTTTCAGGCTTGGCTTGTAATCGATAATTACAACAGATTCTTTATTGGGATGACGAAGGCGTTCATTCAACGGCTGGCTTCTAAGTTCCGTATCGATTCGGTGCAAAATGTTGATGATGTCCGGATGTCCCAACGTCAGAATTTTTTTCAATGCAACAGCAAAAGACAGCCAGATCGGTTTGAGATTTTCTAAAAGCGCGAGGCCCTTTTTACTAAGCACAATAAGCTTAGACCGCTTGTCTCCAGGGTTGGGAGTGATTTTGATCAGTCCTTCTTGTTCAAGTTCCTGAACAATATTTTTTACTGTTATGTGCGAAAAAGCAATCTGGTCCGTAATTTCCATAACGGTCTGCGGTTGGAGGGACTTTGACAAAACGTAATATACAGGAAACCAGCTCGATTTAAAATTCAAGCCAGCTTCTTTGTAAGCTTTGTCGCCATCGGCTTGCATTTTTTCGTAAATTCTTCGAAACCGTGATCCGCCGGCAAGAAAGCCGAGTTTTTCAATAACGTTTTTCATAGAAAACATGTGTTACTTTTGTAAAAATATAAAACGTGTTTTATAAATGCAAATTTTTTCCGAAACGAATCGATTTTAATATGGTAAAGGATGGAACTATCGCAGATAAAAGAGATAAATAGCAAAATGGATCATTTCTTTCAGCTCTCCCGGATGGATGTTGCCGTATTTTTTTGATAAATCCAACGCCATTTGCTCAATGTTGAAATCACTTGATTCGGAAAATTCGGATGGAGATTTGTGGAAGTACTTTGATTTTGAAGCCAATGAAATCTCGGAATATAAATCATTTTTGAATTGCCGGATATACTCGACCCGGTTTTGATCATATTCGCCCAAATGGTAGTATTTGAGCCGCCGTTTGATTTTTTTCTCAATCTGATTTTTTTTCGAACTGTCGAACTCGTACACTAAATCAGTAAAACATACATAATCGTAAGTTTGATTGTTGTTAGCGTTAGTTTTTGACATGACACTTCAGTTAATTCGGCAGAGTTTGCGTTTTAAAAAAATGTCGGATGATTTTACTTCCCCGACCGGCTCACGATTGTAGCTGAGGCTTGTTGTGTCGGCATTACGATAACTTCATTGATATTGACATGAGCGGGGCGGGTCGCAGCGAACAAGATAATTTCAGCAATATCATCCGACGTCAGCGCTCGAATATTGTCGTACACTTTTTTGGCGCGTTCGGCGTCGCCGTCGAATCGAACCATGCTGAACTCCGTTTCGACCAGTCCCGGATCGATACTGCTTACACGTACCGGCGTATCAACAAGATCCATCAACATTCCTTTATTGAGCGCTGCTACTGCGTGTTTGGTGGCACAATATACATTACCGCCGGGATATACTTCATGGCCGGCGACCGAACCAAGATTAATAATATGTCCGCGTTTCCGTGCAACCATGCCGGGTATCACAGCACGACTGACGTATAACAGGCCTTTGATATTCGTATCAATCATTTGCTCCCAGTGTTCCGGTCTTGCTTCATGTATTTTGTCCAATCCCTTTCCCAAGCCAGCATTATTAATTAAAATGTCGATGGCTTCCCACCCGTTTTTCAGACTACCTATGGCTTTTTTAACTTCTTCATGATTGGTTACGTCTAAAACAAGCGATAAGGATTCGGTTTTAAATTGTTTTTTTAAATTTTCGGAAAGTTGAAATAATCTTTCTTTCCGGCGAGCAATTAAAATAACTTTAGCTCCGCTTTCGGCAAATAAACGGGCCGTTGCTTCTCCGATTCCTGCGCTGGCTCCTGTAATCATCACAATTTTATTTTTGATCGGTTCCAAAGTCGTATTCCTTTCATAAATTTTTCAACGGCGAAAATCTAAGGAAATGAAACGGCTGAAACAAGATTTTATTGATTGCTCCTGACGGTAAATTTATGGTAAAACATGTTTTAAGGTTGCATTTATTTAGGTTTGTGGATATATTGCTCGCTGGTTGATACAGTCTTTTGCATAATTTTCTTATCACGGAAAAATGAACGATGATCGAAGCAAAATTTTATCGCGCTGAAAAAGATTATTTAGTGTGTGAGCTATGCCCCCGCACTTGTAAGATCAAAAACGGAGAAGAAGGCGATTGTTGGGGGTACAAGAACGTCGACGGAAAATTATACGCGACTCATTATGGGCGAGTCGTAACGGCGACATACGATCCGATGGAAAAAAAGCCGTTTTATCATTACTATCCGAATTCGACAATTTTATCCATTGCACCTAACGGCTGTAATTTACGGTGTCAATTCTGCCAGAATCATGACATCGCGTTTGAAAAAAAGGAAACCAAAGAAATTTCACTTCAAACGATCCTTGATTATTCCGGTAAAAGTCATTCCATCGGTGTGGCGTATACGTTTACTGAACCGTTGATTTGGTGGGAATTTCTGATGGATTCAACGCGGAAACTCAAAGGTATCGGTCAAAAAAATATTCTCGTGTCGAACGGATATATCAACGAAAAGCCTTTCAGTGAAATCATTCCGTATATGGACGCGATCAATATCAGCGTCAAATCCATGCGCCAGGATTTTTACGACCGTTATGTCGAAGCGCAATTAGACGTGATTCTTAATTCCGTTAAAATTGCTTTTAGAGAAACACATCTTGAATTGACTTATTTGCTTGTTACGGGTAAGACGGACAGCGATCAGGAGATTGGGGATTTTGTGGATTTTGTAGCAGGCATCAGCAAAGATATTCCCGTACACTTTAAACGTTTTTTCCCGCACTATAAAATGACCGATACTGCCATGACGCCTAATGAAACGATGGTGAAAGCATACAAAATTGCCAATCAAAAGCTGAATTACATTTATCTGGCGGATACGGATATCGACGGTGTATCGGATACGTTTTGTCCTAACTGCAAACGGCTGATCATCAAACGCCGCGATTATCAGTCCAATCTCGGCGGCCTTCGCGGCATGAATTGTAAGTTTTGCGGTCATAAGATCAATATAAAATTCTGATAGGTTTACTTCTTCAGTATCGGGCGTATTTAATGCATCATTTAGAACGGAGGAATAATTTTTTTGAAAATAGGTAATGGATCGTTCTTGTTTTTTTTCAAACGCGCAGGGTGGGCGGTGATACTAACATTATTCATGGCATGCGATGATGCTCCGTCAGACGTCGGTTTGGAAGGTTTCGACCGTGATGGCGCAACCGGCGAAATCAAAAAAGATACGTTGTACGTCGACGATATTACGAATTATACTTCGTTCATGGATTCTATTTCCACGGTGGGAACCAATCGCCTCTATCTTGGTTCAGTCGACAATTATGATTTTCGAATCATGATGCGTTTTTTCTTTACGAGTGTGGATGACAGCATTCGCGTGACGTCCGCTGCGTTGGAATTTGTGAGTTCGGCCTCGTACGGTTCCGGCGGTTCATTTCAAGCCACTGTTCATTCGATTACCCGTGACTGGTCGGCATCGGATATCAAGTGGGACCGGTTTCAAGAAGGGCGCGATTACGGTGCATCGTTTGCACAATCAACAATTGTAAATACGAATTCTGCTGGAACATTATTTTCAATACCTTTTCCTATCGACACGGTTCAAAATTGGGTGTACGCGTCGACAGATACCAATCGGCATAATTATGGCCTTATGATCGATTTTCCCGAAGGGAGCGCGGGTTTTGCACAGCAATTTTACAGCGGTCAATCGCTTGAATCTGCGGATATTGACAATCCTGAAAGCAGCACAGCGCCGCGTTTAACTTTTGTCTATCAGAAAATTGATCGTAAAAGTGGTAACGTGACAGTTGATACGATATTTGTCTCACCGGTCATTAAAACACTTGATAATGGCAATAGCTATTCGGGCGGAATTCATGGATATTTATACCGTGATCGCAGCCCGCAGCCATCGGATGTTTTGACGCTTGGTAACGGAGTGGTGTACCATCCGATGTTGAGATTTGATGTCGGGAAAATTCCGGCAACGGCTACGATCAGTAATGCCGTTTTGGTTATGAGAACGGATCCTATCGGAAATTACCGGTATACGGCAGGCGATTCGCTTGAAGTCCAAATGACGCGCGTCGAATCCGCTCCAGATGAATGGGTGCCAGGGAGTATTGAAATCAATGCTGGCGATTATAATATTTTATCTGGTAGCAGCACTTTTAGAAACAGACTGACGGATAATCTGAATAACGACACAATCCGTCTAGACATTACTCTACAATTTCAACGATGGGTGGCTGAACCGGAAAATAATTTTGGTCTGCAGTTGATCAATGAAGATGAATTCAAAGGCGATTTCAGCCGGATTTACCGAACGCGAATTTATTATAATTCCATCGATAGAGAAAATTCGCCGAAAATCGTCATATATTACACATTGCCTCCGAAACTCTAAGAAAGATTTGCAATCAACATGCTGAAAAAACTTTCGATTCTTTTTTTAATGATTCCGTCGTTGGTATGGGCCGGGGGTTCGTCTTTTTCATCCGGTGGTTTTGGATTACTGAATCCACCGACGGGTACGCGTGCGCTCGGAATGGGTGGCGTAACAATTGCTATACCGAGTTATACGGCGGTGAATTTTTACAACCCGGCAGCGTTGTATGGAGTGAATATGGCTCGATTTGAGGCCAGCATATTTACGGAAACAACGAATGCGCGTAACGGAATTACTAGTGTGAATTCAAGTACGGCTAATGTCAGTCAAATTGCATTTGCGTTGCCGTTTGGTAAACGATTAGCAGCAGCCGTTCACCTGTCAAGGTTTTCGCGAGTTGGTTATGATTTTACCGTTACGGGTTCCACCTACGATGGTTATAATTACCAGGAAAAATTCAATGGGGATGGCGGTATTCAAATGCTTGGATTGACGTTTGCCGGAAGAGTGTATGATAGTTTGAGCATAGGTTTATCGACACAATATTTGTTCGGTTCAATCGATCGGACATGGAAACTAAATTGGGATAATGAAGATTTTTTTGATACGGAAGATTTGCGCGATGAGCATATTAAAGGCACACGATTGGTTTTGGGGGCACTGTATACAAAAGAAAAATTTAATGTCGGTACATTTATCGGTTTTTCTTCACAACTTACTAATGATGTAACCGATTTGACGGCTAGCGAAGATACCGTCGGAGTAGTCTCGCGTGATATGGATTTTCCTCTTGAATTCGGCTTAGGTGGATTTTATCATATTAATAAGATTTATTCAGTCGGCATAGATTTTGTCCATACAGGATGGAAGGGCGTAAAGTTAGATAATCAGGATTTGGATTTCCGGAATGCGAACAAGATATCCATCGGTGCTGAAAAAGGTCCTGATCCTTCTGTCTCGGCGACCTTTTTAGAAAGAATGACGTTTCGTGCAGGAGCTTATTATCAAACGCTTTATAGTAAAAATGCCAGTGGCAAATATGCCAGTGAATATTTTTTTACAACAGGTTTTGGATTGCCTTTCAACAAAGATCGTCACTTGCTTACGTTTGCATTTGAAATCGGTAAACGTGGATCTGTGCCAAAAAACAACGTACGTGAAATTGTTACGCGTTTTAGCCTTTCCATTTCGGGTGGCGAGCGGTGGTTTCAAAATCGTAAACGTCGATAACCGGCCATTCTTATTATTTTTTTCTTTACTGCCGCTCACCTGATGGCGGCTGTCATATCTTGAAGAAACATAGGAGTTAATTTATGAGGTTATTGCTTACACTGCTGATCATAATTTTAGTCATTGAGGCGAAACCGGCTCGAGCACAGGCGCCTAAAGAAGGTACGCCGGAATTTGAATGTTTGAAAATTTGGAGTACGGGCAGTGAATATTGGAAAAACAAAGAATATGCTAACGCTATTCCTTTTTTTAAACAGGCTATGGAATGCGACAAACAGCTACGCCCGGAAAAAGATAAGCGCATTTTTACAAGCGTATACGAAAAACTGGCGGATTGTTATGTTAAATTGAAGCATACCGACAGTGCCGTGGCCATTTACAAGCTGGGTTATGCAGAAACAAAAGACGCGCAATTAATTTATAAAATTGGCGAAATGTACCACAAACAAGTGTTACAATTTGACTCTGCTTCCGTTTACTATCGCCAGTATTACAATTTATCGGGTTCGGTTGAGGAGTTAAAGCGTATTGCAGGAATGTTAGTTGAAGCGGCCAAATACAAAGACGCGTTGATCATTTATGACGAATATTTAGAAAAAAACCCTAAAGATCAGGAAATCTGGGTTTATGTTCTGGATGCCTTCAAAAGTTTCTATATCAAATATTTCGGTAAAGAGCAATGGTTGAAACAGTGCCAAAAATATATTACGGCTTTACCGGACGCCCCTAAAGATTTCTTTATGGCCGAATTGCTGGATGACAAACTTAAACAAGGTCAGTTTGATGAAGTGATCAAAGTTGCACAGGAAATACTTGCTAAAGATCCTAAAAGCAAAATTACGTGGGTTAAGTTAGCCAAAGCGTATGACGCAAAACAACAACAT from bacterium harbors:
- a CDS encoding DJ-1/PfpI family protein, whose translation is MSTRKIVFLVLPKMHLMDLSGPDQVFYEAICQGADLSIEYCSFTKHLKTSAGLQLGKMQNFRDVRITTGDCLFIPGATLKYINSDSFKSQTAVFEWIRDCNSNGVNICSICTGAFVLAQSGILNHKNCTTHFTDAAEFRRYFPKARVIENVLFVQDGNIYTSAGVASGIDMALHILEKIKGPYFTHKVARELVIYTRRSADQLQQSIFLEHRNHIHSGIHKAQDYLIENIHKKISLTQLAQIACMSERNFTRIFKKDTGITPNQYVMLIRKEKVKELLKRPDLSRKQIVQQVGLRSERQLNKYIS
- a CDS encoding alpha/beta hydrolase, whose product is MFTEKYGSDLSQEGDFFIPDGKPLALFCLFHGGFWLMPYGRDQMTAVAQKLVQKGFAVWNVGYRRIGEKGGAWPGTFEDAVASINHVHHLFKTYRIPNDTKVVLIGHSAGGQLAIWAGKQNELDKPIHTALQIKSDLIVGLAPAIDLVKTFEERLGNQSVLHLLKGTPDEIPERYALYDPMQFTPIRIPQLVIHGKDDDVLSVQWSRNYVERMQSAGTSIELIEIAGGGHMDFIDPNSSAITAMTDFMIKRYSK
- a CDS encoding GNAT family N-acetyltransferase; translation: MNEQLYVIRNARPEEFKTVGDLMVWVYSQLEGFPKQNEQPDYYKMLANIGELTKKPHTELIVAVSSEGKIAGGVVYFSDMQVYGSGGTATKEKNASGFRLLAVDPDVRGHGIGKLLTLECIRKAKEHNNSQVIIHSTKAMQVAWKMYEKLGFKRSEDLDFMQVNLPVFGFRLILE
- a CDS encoding bifunctional helix-turn-helix transcriptional regulator/GNAT family N-acetyltransferase encodes the protein MKNVIEKLGFLAGGSRFRRIYEKMQADGDKAYKEAGLNFKSSWFPVYYVLSKSLQPQTVMEITDQIAFSHITVKNIVQELEQEGLIKITPNPGDKRSKLIVLSKKGLALLENLKPIWLSFAVALKKILTLGHPDIINILHRIDTELRSQPLNERLRHPNKESVVIIDYKPSLKKYLYELAGYWLIGYLKGKLEDDENFSLQNPDVAYLQQGGFLFYARYQEKFIGCVALKRLDESAFELIHLCVDPKFQSLGVATKLIDRCISRCKENDIKELWLQTDSGMPQANKIFYKFGFTERKAPPYLRLLERTEKVLRLEL
- a CDS encoding SDR family oxidoreductase, whose product is MEPIKNKIVMITGASAGIGEATARLFAESGAKVILIARRKERLFQLSENLKKQFKTESLSLVLDVTNHEEVKKAIGSLKNGWEAIDILINNAGLGKGLDKIHEARPEHWEQMIDTNIKGLLYVSRAVIPGMVARKRGHIINLGSVAGHEVYPGGNVYCATKHAVAALNKGMLMDLVDTPVRVSSIDPGLVETEFSMVRFDGDAERAKKVYDNIRALTSDDIAEIILFAATRPAHVNINEVIVMPTQQASATIVSRSGK
- the amrS gene encoding AmmeMemoRadiSam system radical SAM enzyme — protein: MIEAKFYRAEKDYLVCELCPRTCKIKNGEEGDCWGYKNVDGKLYATHYGRVVTATYDPMEKKPFYHYYPNSTILSIAPNGCNLRCQFCQNHDIAFEKKETKEISLQTILDYSGKSHSIGVAYTFTEPLIWWEFLMDSTRKLKGIGQKNILVSNGYINEKPFSEIIPYMDAINISVKSMRQDFYDRYVEAQLDVILNSVKIAFRETHLELTYLLVTGKTDSDQEIGDFVDFVAGISKDIPVHFKRFFPHYKMTDTAMTPNETMVKAYKIANQKLNYIYLADTDIDGVSDTFCPNCKRLIIKRRDYQSNLGGLRGMNCKFCGHKINIKF
- a CDS encoding DNRLRE domain-containing protein; this translates as MKIGNGSFLFFFKRAGWAVILTLFMACDDAPSDVGLEGFDRDGATGEIKKDTLYVDDITNYTSFMDSISTVGTNRLYLGSVDNYDFRIMMRFFFTSVDDSIRVTSAALEFVSSASYGSGGSFQATVHSITRDWSASDIKWDRFQEGRDYGASFAQSTIVNTNSAGTLFSIPFPIDTVQNWVYASTDTNRHNYGLMIDFPEGSAGFAQQFYSGQSLESADIDNPESSTAPRLTFVYQKIDRKSGNVTVDTIFVSPVIKTLDNGNSYSGGIHGYLYRDRSPQPSDVLTLGNGVVYHPMLRFDVGKIPATATISNAVLVMRTDPIGNYRYTAGDSLEVQMTRVESAPDEWVPGSIEINAGDYNILSGSSTFRNRLTDNLNNDTIRLDITLQFQRWVAEPENNFGLQLINEDEFKGDFSRIYRTRIYYNSIDRENSPKIVIYYTLPPKL